In Flavobacteriales bacterium, the DNA window TAGTCGGCCCGCTTCTTTCATACCTTCGAACACCGTTCCGAGCCCATAAAATCCGGGAACGTTCTGTTTCATTTGGCTCCAAGACCCCACGTACGGAATAGCTCGTAGATCGTTCAAATTCAGATTATTATCAGACTTCCGCTTACTTGGTCGCGAACCGATATTGGTAGCTCCATAGTACTTTAGTACCGTCATTTCAGATAGGTAGTCCAGGAAATCAGGGTGGTTCTTTAGATCGAGATAAGCGCGGTACGATCGATCGCTGAGCTCCTCCATCACACTTCTATTCTCTTCGCTCCAGATACCGGGTCCCTCAGCGGTGATTTTACTTCTGACTCCGGCCGTAAGCAATTGCCCTAAGTTGTGTTTGGCCGCCTGGACCGTTCCAAAATTCGAGCTGATGGTCTGGCCTTGAATGGTCAGATGGATCTCCTTATTCTCCACGGTATTCCCCAGACTTGCGTAAAACTGATGTGTTTTACCACCTCCTCTCGCGGGCGGACCTCCCCTACCGTCGAAAAACACCAGCGTATAACCGCGATCGCGTGCGGCGGTGGTAAGCTCTTCCTTAGCGCGGTAAATTCCCCAATTCGCCATGAGGTAGCCACCGTCCTTGGTTCCGTCGCTAAACCCAAGCATGATCGGTTGTACGCCCTTTCGGGCGGATGTGTGCTCGACCCATGGTTTCCAGTCCCATAAGCGGTTCATTATTTCGGGCGCCTTCTGCAGATCGTCCACGGTCTCGAACAATGGGACCCAGTCGACCGGTATTTCGGTGCCCTCGTAGCCCGCAACTCTGAAAAGGAACATTAATTCGGCCAAATTCAAGGCCGACTGTGTATTCGAAATGATGTATCGGTGTGCTGCTGCTACACCGTTTTGCTCTTGCAGTTCCTTCATCACCCGGATCGATTCCAAGGTCCTACGGGTCATATCGTCTAAATCCGATTCATCGAAGCTGAGCGGAGTGGAAAGCAAAAAGTCCATGGCTTCCATTTCACCCAAGGCCTCGTAGTCGTTCATCGTGCCGCAGGCACTAAGAATATCGAGTACCACGGTGTGATGCACTCGGCTGTCTTGCCGCAGATCGAGCGATGCGAAATAAAAGCCGAAAGCACGAATTCGCCGCAGCAGGTCATCGACGCGGTCGGCAAAGAGGCCGTCGTATTTCTCGTTGAGGATATCGCGAAGGGTTTCGATACGCGTGGTGAATTCCTCTACGGAGATTCCCTCTTCACCTTGGATCATGGCTTCGAGGGTGCGTTCCAGTTCGCGAATGCGCTCTTCGGTTTCAGGGAAAGTGAGTCGGCGTTTGAGTCGATGCAGGTGGTTCAAGTAAGACCGAAGTACCGCTTTACGAAGGTGAGCACCAGTTTGGCGGGTAGTCTCGGCGTCTACGAACGGATTCCCATCGCGGTCGCCCCCGGGCCAAAAGCCCAATTGCAGCAGGCGGCTATTCGTGAATCCGTAACCCAATTGATGGGAGATCTCGGTGAGCAGCTCTCCGATACTGTGATAGAAAACGTTTTCAAGGTACCAGATAAGCGATATGGCCTCTTCGAAAGGGGTAGGTCTCTCGCGGTTGTAAAAAGGCGTCCGGCCCAGCTGTCGGAGTAATTCTTCAACCTCGTTAAGGCTGTTGGTGCGTATCGCTTTTTCGAGGTCCGTGATAATGGAAAGTACACGTCCGGGGTAAAACTGAGTTGGGTGCGCCGTAAGGACTACACGAACGCCGTATTGGTTCATGTAAGCGCGTAGTTGGCACTGTTCGGTCGGATTAGTGCGCTCCTTGAAAAGTGCGGCTAGGGAATACTGATCGGCTACCCCGTGGATTTTTTCATATGCCGAATCCTCAAGCGCATCAAAGAGTACGACCTGCCGCTCGATGTACTGAACGAACCTAAAGAGCAAGGTAATTTGTTGCTCTTCAGTCAATTGGGAGCCGTGCTCCGCGAAGAAGTTCTCTAGGATCTCGGCAGGTGTCAATCGGGCCGCGAGGCCCCGATCACAAGAATCGTGTAGGAGTGGCAAAAGATGCCCTGTATCGCTGATTCCCGCGAAGGGTAAGGTGAGAAAAATAGAATTGAACAGTCGATATTTGAGGGCAACCTCTTCTTGAAAGATCTGATCCACGTGATGTTTTTTTCTAAGGTATTAAATTAGCGGAATGAAAGGCACCTCGCTCCTTTGGTTTAGCGTACACTTAGTACTGACGGTGGGCGCCTACTTTATTCCCTTTATGTTCGACTGGCAGCTGGTGGTGTTGGCGTATGGGATCGTGATCCTGCAATTCGCCGTGTTTGGTCGTTGCCTGATGAACGACGGGCACAATCTGGAGGAAAAAAAGGACGAGACCTTTTACTCCGACGTACTGGACCGGCTGGGATTTCACCCGAATCGCAGCGTACTCAAGCGCTTCGTTCGCGGATACCTATATGTAGTGCTCATTGGGGTGACGTTGATATGGCAATTGGGCCTTGAGCGTGAACCCTGGGTGTCTATTTGGCCTTTACTTCATTAAACTTACTATCTTATCCGGTATGGAAGGAATGCTCGAATTGGCCAGTATATTGATCCTGGGGGTCTTTGCCCAATGGTTGGCTTGGCGCGTGAAACAACCCGCTATTTTACCACTGATCGTAATAGGATTGGCCGTTGGACCCATTGCCAGTTTATTTACGCCAGACGGGTCTAAATTGCTCGATGGGGATGCTATTTTTTCGGGCGACCTTTTATTCTCTTTCGTCAGCATTTCGGTAGGGGTCATTCTTTTCGAAGGGGGACTCACACTGAAGCTCAGCGAAATTCGCGATCAGGCGGGAACGGTTCGAAACCTCTTGATCTTTGGGCCCATCATCACCTTGATTGGAGGAGCCTTGGGAGCGCACTACTTACTCGGAGCCGATTGGGGCATAGCGGCCTTGTTCGGAGCCTTGATCATCGTAAGTGGTCCAACGGTCATTATGCCCATACTGCGCAACGTACGGCCAAATCAACAAATCAATACCATTCTGAAATGGGAAGGTATCCTGATCGATCCCCTTGGCGCTTTGATCGCGGTGTTGGTATACGAATTCATCCAGACCGGGCATTTCGGTGAGGAGATCACCGCCGAGGCCATGCAGGAATTCGTGATCACCATTGCCAGTGGGATCTTTGTAGGTGGCCTTGCTGCGCTGTTCCTCCGCTGGACGTTAAGACGCAATCGACTTCCCGAGTACTTGAAAAACGTCTTCACCCTCGGTTTGGTGATCTTTGCTTTCACCGCATCGGAAATGGTGCAAAAAGAAGCCGGGCTAATGGGCGCTACCTTCATGGGAATCATGCTCGCCAACATGAATGTGCCAGACTTAAAGAAGATCCTTTCGTTCAAAGAGGATGTAAGCCTGATCCTGATTTCGGTCCTGTTTATTTTATTGAGCTCGCGGATCAACATGGAGCAGATCCAGAAACTCGGTTGGGAAAGTGTAGCACTCTTTGGCTTGGTGGTACTGGTGATCAGGCCACTCATCGTTTTCTTGTCGACCCTGGGGTCGTCGCTGAAATGGAACGAGCGGGTATTCCTCAGTTGGATCGGTCCCAAGGGAATCGTAGCAGCCGCAGTTGCTTCTCTCTTTTCGATTCAGTTGATCGCGAATGCTCCTAACCCAATCATTCGCCAACAAGCCGAATTCATTTTGCCACTCACTTTCCTCATGATCGTGGGTACTGTGGTTCTGCAAGGCTCGAGCGCTAAGTTCGTGGCCCGTTTGCTCAAAGTCGAACGAGCAGATCCGGTCGGAATGCTCATCGTTGGTGCCAGCGATGTGCCGCGATTCTTTGCGCGGTACTTGCAACAAAATGGCGTATCGGTACTTGTGGCCGATGTGAGCGAAAACAACATCAACAAGGCGCGCAGCGAAGGGCTCGATACCTTTCAGGGCGATGTGCTGGCCAGCGGCGTAAGGGACGAAATGGACTTAACACAAGTTGGGAGGTTGTTGGCAATGACCTCGAATTCAGAGATCAATCAGCTCGCCATGCAACGGTACGAAGAAGAGTTTGGCGAAAGCCACGTGTACCGTATTCCCTCGCGTCGCGAAACCGAACTAGAGGATTTTGAGGCAGAGCACAACCTCCTGTTCGCGCAAAAGTCGGACTACCTCTATCTGGCGTCACTTATCCGAACCAATCCGAAATGGAGCGAGCAACCGCTCGATTCGCAAGAACAATTCGAATCGCTATTAAAGAAGGAGCGAAATCGCCAGCTACCCGTCTTTATTCGGAAAGAATCGGGCCGCTACGAAATCGTGAATAACGCGGAAACCATCATTACCAAAGGAGATGTGCTTATTGCCTTGCGGCAAGATGATGCCCATCGTTCGGTGTCCGTCGATTCCGGAAACGACACGTGATCACTGGGCCATTCGACGGTCGGCCGCGGCCTGCTCATTATTTCCCATGAGTTCATAAGCCAGAGCCCTGTTTTTATAGAATTGCTTGATCGAAGGATGTGAATTGCCCGCCAACTGTATAGCAGTAGAAAGTGTCTCTACTGCCTGTTGATACCGTCCCAAATTGAGCAGTGAAACGGCCTTCTGATTCATCATGTCGTACTCGGTCGGATTCAATTTTAAGTACTCATCGACACCTGCGATGCTCATTTCATATTGACGAGTATAGAAATAGGCAACACTCCTAGCTTTTAGCGTATGGGCTCTGTACTCCGGGTTGTCGGCCGTAGCATTCAATTCGAGAAAAGCCTCTTCGTATCGTTTTAATCGAACCAACGCCACTCCCCTGTTCGATCGAGCCTGATCATTGTCCTGTTCCGGCTCTAGGGCTTTATCGTAAGCTAGTACCGCTTCTTCATCACGACCAAGGGCGAACAAGGCATACCCGCGAATCGTGTGGAGCTCAGAAAGCACACCGGCTTTGTCGGACCTCGGAATGGCCTTGTCGTAATCTGCAATGGCTCTACGATATAGGTCGGCGTCGTTGCGGTCCTTGGCCAAAACACTGTAGTAATACCCCCTACTCTTATATCCAAGGTAAGCATTGGGGTATTTTTCGATCATTTGTGACCAAAGCAGATCGCTATTCACCCATTTTTGAGATTGAGCATGGCTCATGCTTCCAAAAGTTACCATGGCGATGGAAAGCAGCGACGTAACCAACAACCCTTTCCCTTTGAGGACCCCATCACCCTCTTTGAGCCACTGATTTAGGGTAACAAACAGTGCGATCGACAGCCCTACGTATGGCAAATAGGTATACCGCTCCGCTATGATCGCAGATCCAACGCCCAAGAATTGCAAAACCAATACGATCGTGGAGAAGTAAAACAGAGCTCCAAAAAAGATTCACTTTTTTCCAGTGCGCCGGCTAGCGATTAAAACCCCAACAAAGGCGAGCATGACACTCCATCCCACATAAAAAATCGATCTCATTTCGGATGGAATTGGGTGCATCGTAGAGTGGTATCCCGGGGCAAAGAATCGATACAGATAACGGCATTGGCCCAAAACCCTAAAGTTAGTCGATCAAAAAAGGTAAACGAATCGGAATCGCTAATAGCTTCTGATTGAGTGCCCGGGGTGATGAGCCCGAAGATCAACGCGACAACGTAGAACGGAATCGCATGAAGGTAGTTCTTGAAAATGAACTTTCGGTCCTTCACCAATACCAGCAGACTCATTACGATCGGAAAAACCACAGCCGCCGGTTTCGACAGACACGATAACAGCATAGCTCCTAAAGTCAAACCATACCAAAGCGGCTTTGGGCGCTTGAGGTACTCTTGGTAGCCCAGCAAACCGAGCAAAAAGAAAGCCGTGTACAAGACATCTTTTCATTCTGACATCCAGGCGACCGATTCAACGTGGTATGGGTGCACAGCGAAGAGCAAAGCCGAAAAAAGCGCAACCCATCTACTCGGATAAAGTCGAACTATGAATAGATAAACCAGCAGGGAGTTTATAAGGTGAAGTCACAGGTTTGTCCTATAAAAAGGTCCGAAATCACCGTCGCCACTTTGCCAGTTCCAATGAAGGGTCAGCATAGTAACGGGATGGTAGTTCGCCACTACGATGACCCTTGTATTCACTTCAGAGCACTCCTTTGCCCTGGTCGCTACCGAGATCAACCCAACGAGATCCGCGTCGAAGAAATCGGACCACTCGCTTTCATCGCTCATGACCATTTGATTCTCAAACACGTATTCGTTATCGTCCCAATGCACGAATTCACGATCATTCGACCCGGAGAACACCGCCCATACGGCAACAGCCAACAAGGCAAAGGCCAAGTAATCGTATTTTCCTATTCGATCAAAGATATCCCTAGGAGTTGATCGTTTGGCTTCCCTATTCGATTTACGCCCTTTCTTCT includes these proteins:
- a CDS encoding phosphoenolpyruvate carboxylase: MDQIFQEEVALKYRLFNSIFLTLPFAGISDTGHLLPLLHDSCDRGLAARLTPAEILENFFAEHGSQLTEEQQITLLFRFVQYIERQVVLFDALEDSAYEKIHGVADQYSLAALFKERTNPTEQCQLRAYMNQYGVRVVLTAHPTQFYPGRVLSIITDLEKAIRTNSLNEVEELLRQLGRTPFYNRERPTPFEEAISLIWYLENVFYHSIGELLTEISHQLGYGFTNSRLLQLGFWPGGDRDGNPFVDAETTRQTGAHLRKAVLRSYLNHLHRLKRRLTFPETEERIRELERTLEAMIQGEEGISVEEFTTRIETLRDILNEKYDGLFADRVDDLLRRIRAFGFYFASLDLRQDSRVHHTVVLDILSACGTMNDYEALGEMEAMDFLLSTPLSFDESDLDDMTRRTLESIRVMKELQEQNGVAAAHRYIISNTQSALNLAELMFLFRVAGYEGTEIPVDWVPLFETVDDLQKAPEIMNRLWDWKPWVEHTSARKGVQPIMLGFSDGTKDGGYLMANWGIYRAKEELTTAARDRGYTLVFFDGRGGPPARGGGKTHQFYASLGNTVENKEIHLTIQGQTISSNFGTVQAAKHNLGQLLTAGVRSKITAEGPGIWSEENRSVMEELSDRSYRAYLDLKNHPDFLDYLSEMTVLKYYGATNIGSRPSKRKSDNNLNLNDLRAIPYVGSWSQMKQNVPGFYGLGTVFEGMKEAGRLAEVRDLYHQVPFFRALLNNAMQSLTKANYPLSSYIANDAKYGAFWKNLEAEYLRTGELLLDLTNMNDLMDDAPLGRASIRLREEIITPLLVIQQAALLKLRNGEGANREAWEKLVIRCFFGNINATRNAA
- a CDS encoding cation:proton antiporter gives rise to the protein MEGMLELASILILGVFAQWLAWRVKQPAILPLIVIGLAVGPIASLFTPDGSKLLDGDAIFSGDLLFSFVSISVGVILFEGGLTLKLSEIRDQAGTVRNLLIFGPIITLIGGALGAHYLLGADWGIAALFGALIIVSGPTVIMPILRNVRPNQQINTILKWEGILIDPLGALIAVLVYEFIQTGHFGEEITAEAMQEFVITIASGIFVGGLAALFLRWTLRRNRLPEYLKNVFTLGLVIFAFTASEMVQKEAGLMGATFMGIMLANMNVPDLKKILSFKEDVSLILISVLFILLSSRINMEQIQKLGWESVALFGLVVLVIRPLIVFLSTLGSSLKWNERVFLSWIGPKGIVAAAVASLFSIQLIANAPNPIIRQQAEFILPLTFLMIVGTVVLQGSSAKFVARLLKVERADPVGMLIVGASDVPRFFARYLQQNGVSVLVADVSENNINKARSEGLDTFQGDVLASGVRDEMDLTQVGRLLAMTSNSEINQLAMQRYEEEFGESHVYRIPSRRETELEDFEAEHNLLFAQKSDYLYLASLIRTNPKWSEQPLDSQEQFESLLKKERNRQLPVFIRKESGRYEIVNNAETIITKGDVLIALRQDDAHRSVSVDSGNDT
- a CDS encoding tetratricopeptide repeat protein, with translation MGVGSAIIAERYTYLPYVGLSIALFVTLNQWLKEGDGVLKGKGLLVTSLLSIAMVTFGSMSHAQSQKWVNSDLLWSQMIEKYPNAYLGYKSRGYYYSVLAKDRNDADLYRRAIADYDKAIPRSDKAGVLSELHTIRGYALFALGRDEEAVLAYDKALEPEQDNDQARSNRGVALVRLKRYEEAFLELNATADNPEYRAHTLKARSVAYFYTRQYEMSIAGVDEYLKLNPTEYDMMNQKAVSLLNLGRYQQAVETLSTAIQLAGNSHPSIKQFYKNRALAYELMGNNEQAAADRRMAQ